One genomic window of Candidatus Thermoplasmatota archaeon includes the following:
- a CDS encoding MogA/MoaB family molybdenum cofactor biosynthesis protein — KAISETLAAAGHTIVRKDIVKDNQEQIRAALRGLIEDANVQAVIMNGGTGVSLRDVTLESVHDFEEKQLPGFGELFRMLSYEEIGSAAIMSRAAAFVTEGKVVFCLPGSEKAVRLATTKLIAPELGHLVWEARR; from the coding sequence AAGGCGATATCGGAGACACTGGCCGCGGCCGGACATACCATCGTCCGGAAGGACATCGTCAAGGACAATCAGGAACAAATCAGAGCAGCCCTCAGGGGATTGATCGAGGACGCAAACGTCCAGGCGGTCATAATGAACGGTGGCACAGGGGTCTCCTTGAGGGACGTGACGTTAGAGTCTGTTCATGACTTCGAGGAGAAGCAGCTGCCTGGCTTCGGCGAGCTTTTTCGGATGCTGAGCTACGAGGAGATCGGGAGCGCCGCGATCATGTCCAGAGCCGCGGCCTTCGTAACGGAAGGCAAGGTGGTGTTCTGCCTTCCGGGATCAGAGAAGGCCGTGCGGCTGGCAACGACGAAGTTGATAGCCCCTGAACTTGGTCACCTGGTCTGGGAGGCCAGGAGATGA